The window CGATCATCCGATGCATTTTCTTACCCACCCGGCGGATCCAGCGCAGATGCTCCCGGAGCTCTTCCACGGATAGCGTCTCCAGATCCTTCTCCAGGAACTCTGTTGCTCCCAGGATCACGCCCAGGGGCTGTTTAAGGTCATGAGCCACCGTATGGGCGAAGGCCTCCAGGTCCTGGTTCAGCCGGCTCAGCTCCTCCCGGTGCCGTCGTTCCTCCTCCAGCCATCGCGCCCGCTCCAGCGCGACGGCCACCGAGTTCACAAAGGGCATGACCAATCGGAGATGGTCCTCATGGAAAAAGCCGGGCTGGTAGCTGTCCAGCGCCAGCATCCCGATCACTCGGTCCTGAGCGATGAGAGGGATCCCCATCCACGATCGGATGGGAGCGTGCGGAGGCTCCCGGAAGATCGGATACTCCGCTGGCGCGTCCGGAAGGATCAGGGGCTTTCGCTCAAGGACGACCCGCGTGTTCGGGTTGTCCCCGGGGATCGGGAATCGGAAGCCCAGGACGGACTCCGGGAGGCCGCTCTGCCCGACGATCTCGAGATATCCCTCTCGAAGCCACTGGACCGAAGCGCTGTCATAGGGGATGAGGGTGCGGAGTTGTTCCAGGATGCGCCGGAGCATCACGGTCAGGGTGGGGGCCTCCACCACCGCGGCGATCGCCCGTCGGAGGGTGTCTGCTTCCCGCCAGCGGGCCTGGGCCTCCTCCAGGGAGCGCGCTTTGGCGATCGCCAGGGCAACGATGCGCGCCATGATCTCCCCCCGGGCGATCTCCTCGCTGGTGAACCGATGAGGGGTGTTGTAGGCGATCAGGAGGGCCCCCAGCCACTTCCCTCCGGCGATGAGGGGGAGGGCCAGCAGGGATCGGGTGGGGAACTGCGCCGCGATGCGGGGGCTGAGGTAAGGAGTGTTGGACACATCCTCGATGGGAAGGGGCCGGCCGGCCCGTAAGGCGGATTCCGTAGCGGTGACTTCCCCGGGCTGGGCCCGCAAGGTGGGGTAGATCTCCCGCAAGGGGCCATAGGCCGCCATGGGAATCGGTTGGCCGGACCGCTCGTCCCACTGCGTGATGAAGCAACCGTCGGCCCCGATGATGGCTCCCAGGCGATCGGCCAGCACCTGAAGCATGGACGGAAGATCTGGCGACTCCAGAGCAGTCCCGAGGATCTCATAAAGGGAGCGCAGGAACCGCTCCCGATCCTCCAGGATGAGCTCCATCTCCCGACGGCGGGTGAGGTCCCGGAGGGTGAGGGCCCAGCCGATCATCCGGCCCCGTCGATCCCGCACCGGTGAAATCTGCAGCTCATAGAAACGCCGTGCTTCCCCTTCCCCCAGGACCATCTCCTCCCGCGTCTCGGTCGCTTCTCGGAGACGGGTTGCCAGGTCCGGCCAGAGGGCGAGGATCTCCCGGGCAGGGCGTCCCAGCGCTCGATCCCGATCCAGCCCCAGCATGCGGGCGGCGCTCGGGTTGAGGTCGACGAGGCGGTGGGAGGCGTCCAGGACGATCAACCCATCCGCCATGTTCTCGATGATGGTTTCATATGCGATCGGTGTGATGTCTAAGAGCCTGAACCGGTAAGCCCCCCAGGCCAGGGCGAGCCCGCCCACGACGAAGCCGTAAGGGGTGAAATCGAACGTCACGGTGGGGAAGGGGTTCAGGAGAGCGGTCAACCCGTTGGCGGCCCAGGGCGCCAGGAGGCCGAGCATCATCATCCCGGCCTGACCCCGATAGAGGGAGGGGCGACGGAGCAAGAAGCGCAGGAACAGGATGGTGGCCAGGAGCATGAGGCTGTAGGCGTATGCGACATGGATGTAAAACCAGGTCCCGTGGATAACGGCCATGCGGGGGAAGGGGCCTTGCACGTCTAAGGCGATGGACGACCAGATCCACCCGTGTCGCTCGTTCGTCCAGGCCAGCCCCAGCGTCAGCAGGGGCTCCAGGACCAGCCATCCCAGGCGCCGGGGAGAGGTCCAGCGCTCGTGGCCTGTGTAGTGAAGGGCAACGATCAACCATACGGTGGGAATGAAAGCGATCCCGAGGTATTGGACTTTGGCCCAGAAAACTTTCTCCGTCAGGCTGGCCCGGGAAAGCTCGAAGGCGTAGCTGGAGGTCCACAGGGCGATCAGCAGATTCATGACGCAGAGAGCTGCCGCGCCGGGAGCTGACCGGGTTTTCCAGGTATATCCAGCCAGCCCCAGGGCGATGAGGGCCGCTCCGAACAGGGAGAATATGAATAACGCACCTGGCCCAGGCATGAGCGAGATCCCTTTCGCTTCCAGAGGGGTAGCCGCCCACCCGGCTGCTCGCAGCTCGTTTAGGCGCCTTCGCGCCGTGCCTCTATCGGCCTGGACGCAGTTGCCCGACCGGTCGGTGAAGATCGATGGCTGATCACTTCATCGGCAAGAAACGGAACAGCGTCTTTCAGGGTATACGGGATCGCAAGGGAATTCCAATCATGTCGTTCCGGTTCTATTGTAACCCTGCTTCCATGGGGTGGAATTTTGAGCCTCCGGCTGTGAACCCCTTTCCGAACCCGGATCCGCCCGGATAAAAAACCGCGCCCCGGGGTTGCCCCCCGGGGCGCGGTGAGGTGGGCCGTGCAGGACTCGAACCTGCAACCTTGGGATTAAGAGTCCCCTGCTCTACCAGTTGAGCTAACGGCCCACGTCCACTTCTAAAGTATAGCCAGGGCTCCATGGGCTGTCAAGGCGGAGCGCTCCGAGCGGCCTCCGGGCGGAGGCAGAACCTTGAACGGGGGCGGCTATCCCCTAAATAGGACTTACGCCGTTTTCTGCGTATTCCGGTCGTGGCCTTGGGTTTTATCCCGAGGCCAGAGGACCGGCCACCGGGGTCGCCCACCGACCCCTGCCTCGAAGGCCGGAGCCCTCGAGGAATTCCACCCCCCTGCGGGCGATGTTCACCGCCGCCGCCTCGTGACGGCCCATCCTCACCCCGCAAGGGCACGCCAGGGCGTGTCCCCTTAGCCGGTCTACCACCCTGCCGCATACCGGACACGCCCGGGACGTGTTCTGCGGATCCACCCAAATCACCGGAACCCCATAAAACCTCGCCTTGTGAACCAGAATCCGATGGAAAGTCATAATGCTCCAGAAGTTGAGCAAACGCTGCCGCATCCTCCTGGACTTCCCCTTCCCGATCCGCTCCTTCATCCCCTTCAGGTCCTCCAGCACCAGGGCTGCTTTCATTCCAAGCGCCCACGCAATCAGCGCCAGGGCCAGATGATGCCAGAAGTTCTCCGTCTTCTCCCGGCGGATCATTCGGTGCTTGGAGGCGATCTTCTTCTTCGCCTTCGGGTTGTGCTTCCCTCTTGTCCCTTTGATCTCGCGCCGCAGATGGTCCCGGTTGACCTTCCCCACATATCCCGTGTCGATCTCCCGGATCTCACCGGTGGAGGTCACGAAAGCCGTCAGATTCCCCTCATTGCTGTCGATCCCGATCACCCCCTCCGGCTCATAGGGGATGGGATCGGGGAACTTCAAGGGGATGGAGAGGGAATGGGCCGTGAGCGTCGGCTCCCCCATCCGCGCCCGCCCCGCCTTCCACTCGTCCAGCAGCCGGCGATACTTGTGGTGAGGGCGAAAGGTGAGGACGATGGGCTCCGGATCCCGGGGGGAGACCGGGATCGTGACGGTCAGGGTCTCGCCGTCCCATTCGATCTTCACCGTCTGCTGGACCAGGTAGACCGATGGACGCCGGATCTCCGGCCGGTCCGCCCGGGTCTTCCCTCTCCGCTGCCGGTTTCGGAAGCCGTGGACGATCCGGGCGCCGGATCGGATCGCCCCGTAGATGAGACTGGAGTGGAGATCCGGATGCTGCGCGCGCAGGGAGGGGTAGAGGGCTTTGATGAGGGTGAAGGTGGCGGTTTTGCCGTTTTCCAGGGCGTAGTCGACGGCCTGCCGCTGGATGTCGGCGCAGGCCTCCATCAAAGCGCGGATTTTGGGATGCTCCTCGAATCGGAACCGCAGACAGACCGTCGGCATCGTCGCCGCCTCCATCCATAATGATAGCCCCGTCCGCCGCGTGAAGAGAAGGGCACAGCCAACTGCGTAACTCCTACCTAAAATGAAACGCAGAGGTCGAGCCTGACAGGGAGGAGGATCGATGTCCGGACGAGGTCCTCAGGATGTGCAGGCGTTCCTGGATCAACATCTCCCCGGAACCGCGGTGCGGGTGCTGGAGCAGAGCACGGCGACGGCCCCGGAGGCCGCGGCGGCGGTCGGATGCCCCCTGGGCGCCATCGTGAAGTCCCTCCTCTTCCTGGCCGATGGGGACCCACGGCTGGTGCTGGTGGCCGGGGATCGAAAAGCTGATCAGCGCCTCCTGGCGGGGCTGTGGGGGATCTCCCGCAAGCGCATCCGCATCGCGGACCCCGAGACGGTGCAACAGGTGACCGGATTCGAGGTGGGCGCGGTGCCTCCCGTCGCCCACGCCACGCCCCTCCCGGTCTGGATCGACGCCTCCCTCGCTCGTTACGAGATCCTGTGGGCGGCCGCCGGAGCGCGCAACGCCCTTTTCCCCATCACCTTCACGGACCTGGTCCGGATCACCGGCGGGACGGTCGCCGCGTTCACGGTAGAGGATCGCCCGGTGGAGCAGGGGCCCGATGCGGATCCTGGCCATTGAGACCTCGTGCGATGAGACGGCGGCGGCGGTGGTGGAGGACGGCCGGGCCCTGCGCAGCCACGTGGTGGCCTCCCAGGCCGCCTTCCACGCCAAATACGGCGGCATCTTCCCGGAGCTTGCCGCCCGGATGCATGTCGAGGCCATCGTCCCGGTCACCCGCGAGGCCCTCTCTCAGGCCGGCCTCTCATGGGAGGCCATCGACGCCATCGCCGTGACTTACGGGCCCGGCCTGCCCGGCTCGCTGGTGGTCGGGGTGAGTTTCGCGAAAGCCCTGGCCTTCGCCCGTCGCAAACCCCTCATCGCCGTCAATCACCTGGAAGGCCACCTCTACGCCCACCGCCTCCGGGTGGAGGGGAACCCCCCGGAGGACCTCCCCACGCCGTTCCTGGCCCTCATCGTCTCCGGCGGCCACACCGAGCTCATCTGGGTCCGGGATCTCCTGGATCACCGCCGGGTGGGCTGGACCATCGACGATGCGGCGGGGGAGGCCTTCGACAAGGTCGCCCGGCTCCTGGGCCTGGGGTTCCCCGGCGGGCCCGCCATCGAGCGGATCGCCCGGGAAGGGGATCCCCAAGCTTTCCCCTTCCCCGCTTTGCCGAAGGTCGACGATCCCCTCTGGTTCAGCTTCAGCGGGCTGAAGACCGCAGTCCTGCGCACCGTGGAGCGGTTCCAGGGACGGCCCCTCCCGGTGGCCGATCTGGCAGCTTCCTTCCAGGCGGCGGTGGTCGAGCAGCTGGTGACGAAGACGCTGGAGGCCCTGCGCCGCTACGAAGCCCGGGCGATCCTGATCTCCGGCGGAGTCTCCGCCAACCGGCTGCTCCGATCCGAGATGGCCCGCCGCGCCCCCGTCCCGGTGGTGGCTCCTCCACCCTGGTTGTGCACGGACAACGCGGCGATGATCGGCGCCGCCGCGGCGCTCCACGCCCGGGCCGGTCACTTCGCCTCCCTCGACCTGGAGGTGGACCCCGATGCGAAGATCGGATCGGCCCCTTGGGATCCCGGGCGCAGCCGCCTTCGGGATTGAAGCCCCGCGCCCCAAACCCGGGGTATAATCCCGGGGGAGGCCGGAGGGAATGGCAGCCCCCGGGCGGGAGAAACAGCGAAGATGCTTCAGACCCAGGAATGGGTGTCGGTCGAGGAGGCCCGCCGGCTGATCCTGGCGGAGTTTCATCCGCTGCCGTCGGAGTCGGTGCCCCTTTCCCGGGCCCTCGGGCGCATCCTGGCGGAGGACATCCGGGCGGAGAGGGATCTGCCTCCTTTCCCGAACTCCGCCATGGACGGCTACGCGGTCCGCGCGGAGGACGTCCGGACGGCGAGCCGGGAGCGGCCGGTCCGATTGCGGGTGCGGGGGGAGGCCGCGGCGGGCCGTCCGTTCCCCGGCGTGGTGGAGCCCGGGACGGCGGTGCGCATCGCCACCGGGGCCCTGCTTCCCAACGGGGCGGATGCGGTGATCCCGGTGGAGGACACGGATGATGCGGGCGGGCCGGGCCGTCCTCTTCCTCCGGAGATCGCCGTGTTCCGGCCGGCGCAGCCCGGACAGTTCATCCGCCCGGCCGGGGAGGATGTGGCCCGGGGGACGGTGGCGCTGGAGCAGGGGACGATCCTGACTCCGGGGGCCCTGGCCCTTCTGGCCGCCCTGGGACGCCTGGAGGTGCCCGTCCACCGCCGGCCGCGGGTGGCGGTGCTGGCCATCGGCGACGAGCTGATCGAGCCGGGCCGTCCGCTTCCCCCGGGCTGCATTTACGAGACCAACCGGACGGCCCTGGCGGCCCAGGCGGTGGAGGCCGGGGCGGAGCCCTTGCTGCTGGGGATCGCCCGGGACGATCCGGAGGATCTGCAGCGGTTGCTGGACGAAGCGGCTGCTCACCATCCGGATCTCATCCTCTCCTCCGCGGGCGCCTCCGTGGGCGCTTACGATTGGGTGAAGGAAGTGGTCCGCCGGCACGGGGAGCTCCGGCTCTGGAAGGTGCGCATCCGCCCGGGGAAGCCCTTCGCCTTCGGCCACTACCGGGGCATCCCCTTCTTCGGCCTGCCCGGGAACCCGGTCTCCGCGATGATCACCTTCGACCAGTTCGTCCGGCCGGTCCTGCGCCGGATGAGCGGCTATCCCCGCTGGGAGCGGCCCCGCATCCCGGTGCACCTGGCCGAGCCGATCTCCAGCGACGGTCGGGAGACGTATTTCCGCGCGCGCATTTTCTATGAGGATGGCCGGTTCTGGGCCCGCCTCAGTGGGCTGCAGGGCTCTCATATCCTGAGCGCGATGGCCCGAGCGAACGGCCTGGTCATCCTCCCCGAGGGAGTGCCGGCGCTCCCGGAGGGGGCGACGGCGATGGCCGAGGTGTGGGTAGACCTCCAGGATCTGATGAGCGCATCCGGAACCCCGTAAGGAGAGGCTTCGATGAGCAAGCGCACGGCCCGTTCCACCCCGACCCGGCGACCCATCGGCCTGCCGATCCTGATTGTGGCGGCGGCGCTGGTGGGGGTGCTGGCCCTGATCGGCTATCAGTGGTGGGCCAGCCGCCCTTCGGAGCGCGTTGCCGCGGTGGACTACCCGAGCGGCCTGACCCCGGACGGTTATCCCTACAAGGGGAACCCGGAGGCGAAGATCGTGATCGAGGAGTATTCGGATTTCCAGTGCCCGGTCTGCGCCCGCTACACCCGGGAGGTCGCCCCACGGCTGGACGCGAAATACGTGAAGGCCGGGAAAGTGTATTATATTTTCCGGTATTTCCCCTTCCTGGGGCCGGAGTCCTTCCGGGCGGCGGAGGCGGCGGCTTGCGCGGCGGAACAGGGCCGGTTCTGGGAATATGAGCACGTCGTCTTCGCCAACCAGCGGGGGGAGAACCTGGGCTGGTTTTCCGATGACCGGCTGATCGGGTTCGCCGCGCGGGTGGGGCTGGATCGAGGGCGGTTCGAGAACTGCCTGCTCTCCGGCAAATACCGGGATTTCATCCGCCAGGCGGCCGAGGCCGGGCGCCAGCGAGGCGTCCGCGCGACGCCGACGATCTTCATCAACGGGGAGAAGATCGAGGGGCTATACGATGTGACGTTTTATGAGACCTACCTAGACACCCTGCTGCAGAAGGGCCCGTGAGAGGGAAGGCGGATGGCGCAGGCAAGGGTGGCGGCGGCGAAAGATCGGCTCGCCCTGGCCCAGAGCGGGCTGGCCCTGATGGGGGCGGGCGTGGCTGCTTACCTGACGTGGGCCAAGCTCCAGGGCGAGGGTCTGGTCTGCATCGGGTTCCGGGGCTGCGACGTGGTGAACAACAGCCCCTACGCGGAACTGCTCGGGATCCCGGTGGCCGCCTGGGGGCTGGGCGCCTATCTGGCCCTGGCCCTCCTCGGCGGCCTCTCATGGGTCGACCGCGCCTCCCTCCGGCCGTGGACGGTGACCCTCTCCTTCGCCCTCGCCCTGGGAGGATGGCTGTTCTCGATGTATCTCACGGCCATCGAGGCCTTCGTCCTCCACGCCTGGTGCAGCTGGTGCGTGACCTCCGCCATCCTCATCACCCTGTTGCTGGGAGTGTGCGGCCTTCGCTTCTATCAGACGTTCCGGGAGGAAGGGTAAACGCAATTAAGGAAGCATGACGTCGCCTCCGAGATCTTCCTCAATCTTTTAACATTCCGTCAGGAGGGATCCCATGCCGCGCATTCGCTGCCATTATGTGGATTGTGTCTACCTGGAGGCCGGCATGTGCACGGCCGATGAGATCGAGCTGGACCCCGAGATGGGTTGCCTGACCTACACCCAGGCCGAGGAGGAGGAGTGGGAGGAGGAAGAGGTGGTCCCGGAGGAAGAGGAGGAGCTGGAGCTGGACGACGAGGAGTGGGAGGAGATCGACCTCGAGGAGGACGAAGAGGACGAGGAATGGTGAGCCGCCCCTCTCGGCCTCCGAAGGACTCCGGGCGGGGCGGGGAGCCGTATGAAAGGCTGCCCCGCCCCGCCCGGGTGGAGCCCGCTGTGGCTGCGCCTCCGGGATCTACCCGTAGCGCTTCAGGAAGCGGGCGATGCGCTCCAGGGCCTCCTCGATCTTCTCGTAGGCGGTGGCATACGAGCAGCGGACGTGCCCTTCGCCCCCCAGCCCGAAGGCGCTCCCCGGGACCACGGCCACCTTCTCCTCCATGAGCAGACGCTCGCTGAACTCCGTGTCGCTCATGCCGGTGCGGGCGATGGAGGGGAAGGCGTAGAAGGCGCCCTTCGGCTCGAAGCAGGTCAGGCCCAGCTCGTTGAGCCCCTTCACGATCAGCCGCCGGCGCCGGTCGTATTCCTGGCGCATCTGTTCCACGTATTCCTCCCCGATGCGCAGGGCGGCCAGGGCAGCATACTGGGAAGGGGTGGGAGCGGACATGATGGTGTATTGATGGATCTTGCGCATGGCCGCCAGGATCTCCCGGGGCGCCGCCGCATAGCCGATCCGCCACCCCGTCATGGCGTAATCCTTGGAGAAGCCGCCGAGGAGGATGGTTCGCTCCCGGGCCCCCGGCAACGCCGCGAAACACGTGTGCGTCCCGTCGTAGACCAGGCGGTCGTAGATCTCGTCGGAGATCACGAGGAGATCGTATTTCTCCGCCAGGGCGGCGATGGCCATCAGTTTCTCCCGGGGCATCACCGCCCCCGTGGGGTTATTGGGGTAGCCGATCAGGATGGCCTTGGTGCGCGGGGTGATGCGGGCCTCGACGTCGGTGGGGTTGACCTGGAAATCCTCCTCCGCCCGCGTGGCGAAGGTCACCGGCACGCCCCCTGCCAGGGTCACCTCCGGCGCGTAGGAGACGAAACACGGCTGGGGGATGATCACCTCATCGCCCGGATCCAGGATGGCGTTCACCGCCAGATAAAGGGCCTCGGAAACCCCCACCGTGATCAGGATCTCCGACTCCGGGTCATAGGAGACGCCGTAGAGCCGGTAGAGATGCTCGGCCAGCGCCTCCCGCAATTCGATCAGCCCGGAGTTGCTGGTGTAATGGGTCTCCCCTCGCAGCAGGGACTCCACGCCGGCTTTGAGGATCGGCTCCGGCGTCACGAAATCCGGCTCGCCGATGCTCAGGCTGATCACGTCTTTCATCGTCGCCGCGATATCAAAGAAGCGGCGGATCCCGGACGGAGGGATGGAAGCTACGCGCTGGGCGATGAAGTTCCGCATCGCTGCAACCTCCCGGTCAGATCGTCCGATCAGAGGCAAATCGGAGGTGCCCTTCACGTTGTCCTTTCCTCCCGCTGGGGATTCTCCCCCAGCCCCGCCGGATCGACAAGGCCTCCGGATGGACGCGCGAGATCCCGGGCGCCGGCGTGGGATCCCCTGAGGGGGTCAAGGGCCTCGCGCGCCACAGCCCGGAACTCCGCCAGGATCATCGCCGTGGCCCCCCAGATGACGTGCCCCCCCAGCCGGAACACCGGGATCCGCCACCGCGCGCCGTGAAGCTCCCATTCCTCCTCACCCTGATGGCGCGGATCCAGCAGCCAGGAGAGGGTGGCCTCCAGCACCTCCGCCACCTCCAGGGGGGCGGGATGGAACACGGGGCGCTCCGGGAGATAGCCCACCACCGGATATACCAGAAAGCCGCTGGGGGGGACATAGAGGGGGGTGAGATGGCCCAGGAGGCCCACTGCGCTTGTCAGAAAGCCCAGCTCCTCCTCGGTTTCCCGCAGAGCAGCCGCCTCCGGGGATTCGCCCGGCTCGCATGCGCCCCCGGGCAGGGAGATCTGCCCCTTGTGATGGGCCACATGATCCGTCCGTCGGGTGAGCGGGAAGGCGAGGTCACGGCCCCGGGGATACAAGAGGATCAGCACGGCCGCCGGCCGGGCCTCCGGAGGAAGCCCCCCGGTCTGCTCCAGGAGGGCCCGACGATAGGGCGGGGCCATCTCCCACTGGGCAGAAGGCCCGGGGAGCGGCCGGGCCAGCGCCTCCCGAAGCCGTTGGATCATCGCTTCCGGCGTCGGCTCCGTGCGGATGGAGGAAGTCATGAGCGCGCCCCCCAGGCCATGGCTTCTTCTAACAGCGCGATCACCTCCTCATCGGAGACCTGCTCGAACTGCTCGTAGAAGGCCCCGACGGCCCAGAACAGGGCAGGGGTGTAAAGCACCACCACCGCGTCGGCTTCCGCTTCCACCCGGGGGAGCATCTCCGGCGGCGCCACCGGGGCGGCGGCGATCCGCCGCTTCGCGCCCCGATGGCGCAGCGAGCGCAGGCTCACCCGCATCGTCGCCCCCGTGGCGATCCCATCGTCCACCACCACCACGGTTCGCCCTTCCACCGGAACCGGCGGGCGGAGCCCGCGAAAGCGGGCAGCCCGTCGCCGCAGCTCCTCCTGCTGGCGGCGGGTCTCTTCCTCAATGTAATCGGGGGGGATCTCCAGCTCCGCGACCGCGAGGGGATCGATCCAGAGGGTTCCATCCTCGGCCACCGCCCCGATCGCCAGCTCCGGGTTGCCCGGGGCGCCCAGCTTGTGGGCCAGCACCACATCCAGGGGAGCCCCCAGCGCCCGGGCGACCTCGTAGGCCACCACCACGCCCCCCCGGGGGATCCCCAGCACCACCACCTGTCCGGCCCGGGCCTCCGGCTCCAGGTCCCGCAACGCCTCCGCCAGCCGCTGTCCGGCCTCCCGCCGATCCCGGAACCGCATGAATGCCTCCGTTCCTGCACAACTGCCAGGTTGATCTTAACGCAGATCTCGATGGGATGGGTTCCCCGGCTCCTGAGGAACCGGGAACGCGGGAGGCCGGCGAAGCCGGCTCATCCCCCGGTCGGATGCGGGGCGCTCTCCGGGCGGATCCGGGCGATGGAGGCCAGCCGGTCGGTTTCCGCCAGGGCGATCAGGCGGCTGCCGCGGGCCGCCCGGCCGGCCTGGGGGACCTCCCGGACGGGGATCCGGATGGCCATCCCGCTGACCGTCAGCAGCACGAGGTCGTCCTCCGGACGCACCGTCCGCGCCGCCACGATCTCCCCGATCTCCTCCAGTCGATCCGCCACCGTCCGCACGCCCCCCGTGGCCCGGCCCTTCTGGGGATACTGGGCGAAGGGGGTGCGCTTCCCGAAACCTCCCGCCGTCACCACCAGGAGCTCTCCCTCTGGATCCACCCGATCCAGGGCGACCACCTGATCGCCTTCCTCCAGCCGGATGCCCCGCACGCCGGCCGCCGCCCGGCCCATCGGGCGCACCTCCGCCTCCTCGAAGCGCAGCGCCTGACCCCGCGCTGTCACCAGCACCAGGTCCCCACGGCCGTCGCTGAGGCAAACGTCCTGCAGCACATCCCCTTCCTCCAGCAGGATCGCCACCAGGCCGGAGGAGCGAACGGTGAGGAACTCGCTCAGGGGGACCCGCTTGATCTTCCCCAGGCGGGTGGCCATCACCAGGTAACGGTCCGCCCCATCGCCGGCCCCTTCCATCCAGGCGGGCGGGACCGCCACCAGGGCGGTGATGCGCTCTCCCTCCGCCAGGTTGATCAGGTTCACAATGGGGAGGCCCCGGGCCGCCCGATCCGCGTCCGGCACCTCGTAGACCCGGATCCGATAGGCCCGGCCCTGATCTGTGAAAAGGAAGAGATAGTCCAGGGCTCGACAGGCCAGCCCCCGGGCGACCGCGTCCTCCTCGTCGGTGGTCATCCCGGTGACCCCGCGCCCTCCGCGGCCCTGGGGCCGGTAGGCGGCCACCGGGACCCGCTTGATGTAGCCCCGCTGGCTCAGGAGCACCAGCACCGGCTCGTCGGGGATGAGGTCCTCCACGGTGAACTCCGCCGTGGCCTCGGGGAGGATGCGGGTGCGGCGGGGATCGCCGTATTTCTCCTTGAGCTCCTGCAGCTCCCCGCGGATCACCATCCGGATTTTGTGGGGATCGGCCAGCAGGGCCTCCAGCTCGGCGATGCGGGCCTGCAGGCTTTGATACTCCTCCTCCAGCCGCTGGCGCTCCAGCGCCGCCAGACGCCGCAACGGCATGTCCAGGATGGCCTGGGCCTGGACCTCCGTGAGCCCGAAGCGGGCCATCAGGTGTGTCTTCGCGGTCTCCGCATCGGGGGCGTTGCGGATGAGGGCGATCACCTCGTCCAGGAACTGGAGGGCGATCCGTAGCCCCTCCAGGATATGGGCCCGCGCCTTCGCCTTCTCCAGGTCGTAGCGCGTCCGCCGGGTCACCACCTGGATCCGGTGCTCGACGAACAGCTGCAGCATCCGCTTAAGGGAGAGGACCCGAGGCTGGCCGTCCACCAGGGCCAGCATCTGGACCCCGAAGGTGGTCTGAAGGGGGGTGAACTTCAGGAGCTGGTTGAGCACCGTCTGGGGCCGGGCGCCGCGCTTGAGCTCGATGACGATGCTCATCCCGTGGCGGTCGGACTCGTCGCGCAGGTCGGCGATGTCCTCGATGCGCCCTTCGCGGACCAGCTCGGCGATCCGCTCGATGAGGGCCGCCTTGTTCACCTGATAGGGCAGCTCCGTCACCACGATGCGCCAGCGCCCGCCCTTCATCTCCTCGATGCGGGTCACCGCCCGCACCACCAGCCGCCCGTGCCCGGTGGCGTAGGCGGCTTTGATCCCCTCCTGGCCCAGGATCAGCCCGCCGGTGGGGAAGTCCGGGCCCGGGATGAAGCGCATGAGATCCTCCACCGTGATCTCATCCCGCTCCTCCCAGCGGTCGATGAGATGGATCAGGGCATCGCAGACTTCCTGGAGGTTGTGGGGGGGGATGTTGGTGGCCATCCCCACGGCGATCCCCGAAGCCCCGTTGATCAGCAGCTGGGGCGCCTTCGCCGGCAGCACCACCGGCTCCCGCAGCGAACCATCAAAATTGTCCACCCACTCCACCGTCTCCTTCTCCAGATCCGCCAGCAGCTCCTCCGCCATCGGCGTCAGCCGCGCCTCGGTATACCGCATCGCCGCCGGCGGATCCCCATCCACCGACCCGAAGTTCCCCTGCCCGTCCACCAGGGGATAGCGCATGGTGAAGTCCTGGGCCATCCGGGCCAGGGCCTCATACACCGCCATATCCCCGTGGGGGTGGAACTTGCCCAGCACCTCCCCCACGATGCGGGCCGACTTCTTGTAAGGGGCGTTCGGATGCAGCCCCATCTCGTGCATCACATACAGAATGCGCCGCTGCACCGGCTTCAGCCCGTCCCGCACGTCCGGCAGCGCCCGCGCCACAATCACACTCATCGCGTAGTCCAGATAAGCCGCTTTGAGCT is drawn from Thermoflexus hugenholtzii and contains these coding sequences:
- the gyrA gene encoding DNA gyrase subunit A, encoding MATSNVIQVEIEEQLKAAYLDYAMSVIVARALPDVRDGLKPVQRRILYVMHEMGLHPNAPYKKSARIVGEVLGKFHPHGDMAVYEALARMAQDFTMRYPLVDGQGNFGSVDGDPPAAMRYTEARLTPMAEELLADLEKETVEWVDNFDGSLREPVVLPAKAPQLLINGASGIAVGMATNIPPHNLQEVCDALIHLIDRWEERDEITVEDLMRFIPGPDFPTGGLILGQEGIKAAYATGHGRLVVRAVTRIEEMKGGRWRIVVTELPYQVNKAALIERIAELVREGRIEDIADLRDESDRHGMSIVIELKRGARPQTVLNQLLKFTPLQTTFGVQMLALVDGQPRVLSLKRMLQLFVEHRIQVVTRRTRYDLEKAKARAHILEGLRIALQFLDEVIALIRNAPDAETAKTHLMARFGLTEVQAQAILDMPLRRLAALERQRLEEEYQSLQARIAELEALLADPHKIRMVIRGELQELKEKYGDPRRTRILPEATAEFTVEDLIPDEPVLVLLSQRGYIKRVPVAAYRPQGRGGRGVTGMTTDEEDAVARGLACRALDYLFLFTDQGRAYRIRVYEVPDADRAARGLPIVNLINLAEGERITALVAVPPAWMEGAGDGADRYLVMATRLGKIKRVPLSEFLTVRSSGLVAILLEEGDVLQDVCLSDGRGDLVLVTARGQALRFEEAEVRPMGRAAAGVRGIRLEEGDQVVALDRVDPEGELLVVTAGGFGKRTPFAQYPQKGRATGGVRTVADRLEEIGEIVAARTVRPEDDLVLLTVSGMAIRIPVREVPQAGRAARGSRLIALAETDRLASIARIRPESAPHPTGG